The genomic DNA ATCAGAGCGCGCACTCGGCATTAGCACACAGATGGAAGAGTGCTTGACCAAAGATATCCGGCCAAATGTTAAGCCGCTTATCGGTCAGGCAAAGCAGGCGATGACTGACTTGTCCGCAACGCTCAATGAGGCACAGTCTCTTCTGTCGTCACTGGGTGAGTTCTCACCTGAAATCAAGCAGATGCTTGCTAGAGCCGACAATGCCTCCAAACAGGCTGAGCAAATGCTGACAAACCTCAACACATCCAGTGCAGCGGTAAAAAATCTGGCGACTGACCCCGAGTTCATGGGCAATATAAAAGCAACCGCAAAAAATATCGCCGACACAAGTTGCAAGGCAAACCTGGCAATGGATAAGGTCAACCAGAAACTTGGCGCGTTCAAAGGCCCCACCGAACTTCAAAAAACTGAGATACCGCTATACGGAACTAGCGGCAATGCGCTGTGGAACACCGCTAAGGGCAAATACAGGTTCGATGCAAACTATACATTCGCTCTGGGCTATCCTATGTTCCTGCGCATGGGGCTCTACAACATCGGCGAGAACACAAAATTAAACCTCCAAGCGGGCAATACATTCGATGAGTCGAATGCGCTCAGATATGGTCTTTATGCTTCACGATTGGGTGTCGGATATGATTATCGCTTCGGGAAGAAAGTCCTTATATCGACCGATATATTCAGGCCGGATGACCCTGAGATGGAAATGCGCGGTATCTTCGGCATAAAGAACGGGTTAGGGCTTTATACAGGCGTGCAGGACCTATTGGACGACGACAATCGCGATTTAATGCTCGGCATCAATTACAACAAGTGATTTTAGATTTAGTATTTTATATTGAGTATCTGGCAGACATATTCATCCCTGCAGGTATCCTACCTGGAGGGGGCTTTAATTAAGGAGAAATAACATGAAAGTTATCCTTACCCGAGATGTTAAAGACCTGGGCAAGGCTGGTGAGCTTGTAAACACTTCCGAGGGATATTTTCGCAACTTTCTACTGCCGCGCAAGATGGCCGTACTCGCTGACGCAGGCGCAATGAAAGCATATGAGCAAAAGAAGAAAACGCTTGAGATGAAGGGCGAGAAGCTGCTTGCCGAAGCAAAAGCCACTGCAGAGAAGGTCAACAATCTCAAGGTCGTAATAAAAGGTAAGGCTGGATCAGGCACCAAGCTCTATGGCTCAGTTACCAACCAGGAGATTTCCGATGCCCTGAAAGCTCAGCACGGCATCATAATCGATAAACGCAAGATTCACACAACCGATCCCATCAAGACCATCGGCACATACGAAGTGCCCGTAAAGCTCCATCACGATGTTTCGACCAATATCCATGTCGAAGTCGTAGGCGAGGAGTAAGATAGGTATTAGGTGATGGGTGACAGGTGTTGGAGACGAACTTCTCCAATGCCCTAACACCCAACGCCCAACACCCAACACCTATGGAAAGATTAGCTTCCACAATAGATAAGATTCCGCCGCAGAACCTTGAGGCCGAGCAGTCGACCCTGGGCTCGATGATGATTGA from Armatimonadota bacterium includes the following:
- a CDS encoding MlaD family protein, whose amino-acid sequence is MRLRNEAKVGLIVVGALALLIGIYWFLGGFSLRASSFPVYTVFPNAQKLDKGADVRMAGVKIGIVSDVALTKSSRARVNMLIWNGVCIPSDSVARVTTGAFVGDFYVEILPGHANNCILSGQQIKSVQIAQFDQLMNEASDLLVELKTTAKGINKVLDNKKLQEDIRGTVAAIRKSAESASVLMLTAQNLIAQSSPEVQKTLANLSAASERALGISTQMEECLTKDIRPNVKPLIGQAKQAMTDLSATLNEAQSLLSSLGEFSPEIKQMLARADNASKQAEQMLTNLNTSSAAVKNLATDPEFMGNIKATAKNIADTSCKANLAMDKVNQKLGAFKGPTELQKTEIPLYGTSGNALWNTAKGKYRFDANYTFALGYPMFLRMGLYNIGENTKLNLQAGNTFDESNALRYGLYASRLGVGYDYRFGKKVLISTDIFRPDDPEMEMRGIFGIKNGLGLYTGVQDLLDDDNRDLMLGINYNK
- the rplI gene encoding 50S ribosomal protein L9 translates to MKVILTRDVKDLGKAGELVNTSEGYFRNFLLPRKMAVLADAGAMKAYEQKKKTLEMKGEKLLAEAKATAEKVNNLKVVIKGKAGSGTKLYGSVTNQEISDALKAQHGIIIDKRKIHTTDPIKTIGTYEVPVKLHHDVSTNIHVEVVGEE